Proteins encoded by one window of Perca fluviatilis chromosome 13, GENO_Pfluv_1.0, whole genome shotgun sequence:
- the trim71 gene encoding E3 ubiquitin-protein ligase TRIM71, which yields MLQMASFPDTDLQTCPLCKELCGSSAPISSSSSTSSSSSHTSCSSSQTNRRLHVLPCLHAFCRQCLEGHRSPGDPLKLRCPTCDQKVCISEAGVDSLPSSNFLFSNLLDVVVSSEEHIPNKNGHHNHRGGLSGGSSGFHHPNHGGLLHPNHLGEPQCSSCDEENPATSHCLDCQEYLCDNCVRAHQRVRLTKDHFIERLGENLHLGRINVNNKPGQPGVSVSLAQSLQNNFALLSLFQDHMSFCQHHDNEVFLFFCESCSVPICRECSVGRHMGHTFIYLQDAVQDCRAITIQLLADAQQGRQAVQLSMEKVQAMAEQVEIKAKVVQTEVKALVLKHKKALEERECELLWKVEKIRQVKAKSLYLQVEKLHQSLTKLDSTIAAVSQVLDEGRHLDVLLARERMLTQIHELKALRSLLQAQEDDRFMFTPPDQALYIAIQSMGLISSGAFAPVTKAHGEGLKSALRGKPASFTVIGYDHDGEPRLSGGDTVSAIVMSVPDGNLSAAEVTDHQNGSYTVGYLPKTEGEHLVSVLVCNQHIQGSPFKVIVKSGRSYGSLGSQVSSFGCEGEGDGQLCRPWGISVDKEGYVVVADRSNNRIQIFKPCGAFHHKFGSLGSRPGQFDRPAGVACDSQRRIIVADKDNHRVQVFTFEGQFLLKFGEKGTKNGQFNYPWDVAVNSAGKILVSDTRNHRVQLFAPDGSFLNKYGFEGALWKHFDSPRGVAFNHEDHLVVTDFNNHRLLVIRPDCQSARFLGSEGTGNGQFLRPQGVAVDQENRIIVADSRNHRVQVFEPNGNFLCKFGTQGSSFGHMDRPSGVAVTPDGVIVVVDFGNNRILKF from the exons ATGCTGCAGATGGCTTCGTTCCCAGACACGGACCTGCAGACCTGCCCGCTCTGCAAGGAGCTGTGCGGCTCCTCTGCTCCCATTTCTTCCAGCTCTTCTACCTCTTCATCTTCCTCACATACCTCATGCTCCTCCAGCCAGACCAACAGGAGGCTCCACGTCCTGCCCTGCCTCCATGCCTTCTGCAGGCAGTGCCTAGAGGGCCACCGCAGTCCAGGGGACCCGCTGAAGCTGCGGTGCCCCACCTGTGACCAGAAGGTGTGCATCTCTGAGGCCGGAGTGGACTCCCTGCCGTCCTCCAACTTCCTCTTCAGCAATCTGCTGGACGTGGTGGTGAGCTCTGAGGAGCACATTCCGAACAAGAATGGCCACCACAACCACCGGGGAGGCTTAAGTGGAGGCTCCTCTGGCTTCCATCATCCTAATCATGGAGGCCTGCTGCATCCTAACCACCTGGGAGAGCCTCAGTGCAGTTCCTGCGACGAGGAGAACCCAGCCACCTCCCACTGCCTTGACTGCCAGGAGTATCTGTGTGACAACTGTGTGCGGGCACACCAGAGGGTGCGGCTGACCAAGGACCACTTCATCGAGCGCCTGGGGGAGAACCTCCACCTGGGCCGCATCAATGTCAACAACAAGCCGGGCCAGCCAGGGGTATCGGTGTCTCTCGCCCAGTCCTTGCAGAACAACTTTGCCCTGCTGTCCCTGTTCCAGGACCACATGAGCTTCTGCCAACACCATGACAATGAG GTGTTTCTGTTCTTCTGTGAATCCTGCTCGGTGCCTATCTGTAGGGAGTGCAGTGTTGGCCGCCATATGGGCCACACCTTTATTTATCTACAAGATGCTGTACAGGACTGCAGGGCCATCACCATCCAGCTGCTGGCAGATGCACAGCAGGGACGTCAGGCTGTGCAG CTAAGCATGGAGAAGGTCCAGGCCATGGCAGAGCAGGTGGAGATCAAAGCCAAGGTGGTGCAGACGGAAGTGAAGGCCCTTGTGCTCAAACACAAGAAAGCGCTGGAGGAGAGGGAGTGTGAACTACTGTGGAAG GTGGAGAAAATCCGTCAGGTGAAGGCTAAGTCTCTGTACCTGCAGGTGGAGAAACTGCACCAGAGTCTGACCAAGTTGGACAGCACCATCGCGGCCGTCAGCCAGGTGCTGGATGAGGGCCGCCACCTTGACGTGCTGCTGGCCAGAGAGCGAATGCTTACCCAGATCCATGAACTCAAGGCTTTGAGGAGCCTGCTGCAGGCGCAAGAGGATGACCGCTTCATGTTCACTCCTCCAGACCAG GCTCTGTACATAGCTATCCAGTCAATGGGCCTTATCAGCAGTGGAGCCTTTGCCCCAGTCACCAAAGCCCATGGTGAGGGTCTGAAAAGTGCGCTACGTGGCAAGCCCGCATCCTTCACTGTGATTGGATATGATCATGATGGCGAGCCACGTCTTTCCGGCGGGGACACGGTGTCTGCAATAGTCATGTCAGTCCCAGACGGTAACCTGTCTGCAGCAGAGGTAACTGACCACCAGAATGGCTCCTACACCGTTGGCTACCTGCCTAAAACTGAGGGGGAGCACCTTGTGTCGGTGTTGGTGTGTAACCAGCACATCCAAGGCAGCCCCTTCAAGGTGATCGTGAAGTCAGGGAGGAGCTATGGCTCCCTGGGCTCCCAAGTTTCTTCCTTCGGGTGCGAGGGGGAGGGAGATGGTCAGCTGTGTCGTCCCTGGGGCATCAGCGTGGACAAGGAGGGATACGTGGTGGTGGCCGATCGCAGCAACAACCGCATACAG ATATTCAAGCCTTGCGGTGCCTTCCACCATAAGTTTGGCTCTCTGGGTTCTCGGCCTGGTCAGTTTGATCGTCCAGCGGGGGTTGCATGTGACAGTCAGAGACGAATCATTGTGGCTGATAAAGACAATCACCGTGTGCAG GTGTTTACTTTTGAGGGCCAGTTCCTGCTGAAGTTTGGGGAAAAGGGTACTAAGAATGGGCAGTTTAACTATCCCTGGGATGTGGCCGTCAACTCTGCGGGTAAGATCCTGGTCTCAGACACTAGGAACCACCGTGTGCAGCTCTTCGCCCCTGACGGCTCTTTCCTCAACAAGTATGGCTTTGAAGGGGCCCTGTGGAAACACTTTGACTCTCCCAGAGGAGTGGCCTTTAATCACGAAGACCACCTGGTGGTGACCGACTTCAACAACCACAGGCTCCTTGTCATCCGACCGGACTGCCAGTCAGCTCGCTTTCTGGGCTCTGAGGGCACCGGGAACGGGCAGTTTCTGCGGCCCCAGGGCGTCGCTGTGGACCAGGAGAACCGAATCATCGTGGCCGACTCCCGCAACCACCGAGTCCAAGTGTTTGAGCCCAATGGAAACTTCTTATGCAAATTTGGCACACAGGGGAGTAGCTTTGGACACATGGATCGCCCCTCCGGTGTGGCTGTGACGCCTGATGGAGTCATTGTGGTGGTTGACTTTGGAAATAATCGCATCCTCAAGTTCTAA